The Kordia sp. SMS9 DNA window AAAATGATCATATACACTAATAAAAAAGCTTGTAAAAAATGATATGTATACCAGAATACCCAATAAAACAACTGCTGCTATTCTAAGATGCAATGGTTTATATATGTTTTCAAATTCACTTAAAGTTTTCCTAAAAAACATTACTATAGCTATCAATCCTATTATAGCAACTAACTCTAGTGCAAATATGGTAATTCCTCCTACTTCCTTAAATGGCAACAAGTTAATCTCTCCAATTTTTAACAAAGGATCACTGAATAAAAATAACAATCCACCCATAGCAGATAAGATCATTAATACTTTATCTAACGTTGTAAACGGGTTTAGCTTTATGTTGGCTTTTTCCTCTTTATTTATTGTTGGACTTTCTTCATTAATATTTTGAGGGAGTTCAACTTCGTGTACTTTTGATGGTTTTGCACCGATTGAACCAAATAACCCTTTAGCTAACCAAAATTGAATTAAACCTAGCAACATAAATATACCTGCCAAGCCAAATCCATAGCTCCATCCCCAATCTTCACTTTCTCCAAAATATCCACAAAGCATCATTCCAAAGAAAGCTCCAGCATTTACACCCATGTAATAAATGGTGTATGCGCCATCTTTTTTAGCTTCTTTTCCTTTGTACATTTCGGAAATCATGGAAGTCATGTTTGGTTTAAAGAAACCTGTACCTATAATCAGTAATGCTAGTCCTGCATAAAATGAAAATGAAGTCTCAAATGCCATTGACAAGTGTCCTAGCATCATGATAAAACAACCTATGACTACTGCTAAGCGATATCCTGTAAACTTATCAGCAATCCAACCACCAACTATCGGTGTCAAATATAGAAGCGAGCCATACGTTCCAATGAGTGACAGTGCATTTTCTGATGTCCAGCCCCATCCTGGGTTGTCACCAATTAAAGGTGCTGTTAAAAATATTACTAATAAGATACGCATTCCGTAAAACGAGAAGCGTTCCCACATTTCTGTAAAGAAGATTACAAACAATCCCGCAGGATGTCCAATTACTTTGTCTTTAAATAAATTTTCTATATCTGTATTCATCAAGAAGTATTTTTAAGATTTTACGAATTAATTTTCACCATCAGCTAATTCAAAACCTTCCGCTTCTTCATTGAAAGTTCCTTCATTATCTTCAGCTCCATGCGTTAAACGTTTTAACGGTTTTAATATCGTAATGACAAGCAATCCAAAAATGACTGTAAAAATAGTGATGCTTACAAAGATTGTGTATTCACCATATTCAGAAGCGTTTTCTCCTAAGATTCCTGCTACTTTGTTTCCTAATCCTGTGGATGCAAAGTATAATCCCATCATTAAAGAAGCATAGCGAACTGGTGCTAATTTAGTCACAAATGATAGTGATACTGGCGATGAACATAATTCACCAATGGTATGGAAGAAATATGCTAATACTAACCAATACATTCCTGAAGAACCATTTTCATTGAAGTCTCTTACTGCAAAAACCATGAACACAAAACCTAATCCCATGATGATGGTTCCTGTTGCCATTTTGAATAAAGAAGATGCTTCTTTGTTTTTTAATTTTCTTTTAGCCCAATAATTTGCTACCGTAACAGCAAATAGTATGATAAATCCTGCATTTAAACTTTGAAACCATATAGTAGGAACTTCCCATCCAAATAGCATCCTGTTTGTTTTGTTTTCTGCGTACAGATTCATTAATCCTCCAGCTTGCTCAAAAGCTCCCCAGAAAACAATTACTAAAAGGAATGACAATAATACAACTAAGAAACGATCTTTTTCTACTTGAGAACGTAGGCTTTTGTAGATCATCATTAACATTCCTACTACAAGTGATAGGAATACAAACAATGCTGCATATCCCCAATGATCAACGCCTGTCATTACAAATCCAGCATAGTAAACAGATACTGCAATTAACACCACTACTATTGCTAAATGCATTGGTGATGCAATTAAATTTTTAAATACTTCTGATAGCGAAACCTGATCTTTCTTTTCACTCTCTTCCGTTTTGTTTCCTACATGAACTAAATATTTTTGTCCCCACACGTATACGAGCAAGCCGAATAACATTCCAATTCCTGCAAGACCAAATCCTGCGTGCCATCCCCATTTTGCGACTACCAATCCTACAATTGTTGTTGCCAATAACGAACCTGTGTTGATTCCGATATAGAAGATACTAAATCCTTTATCTCTTCGGATATCGCCTGGCTTGTATAAGCCTCCTACCATCGTAGAGATATTTGGTTTTAGCATTCCAACTCCTAGTATGATTAAAATTAATCCTGTGTAAAAAGCCCACATTTCTTCAATTGCCAAAGTTCCATGACCTAACACTAAAATGATTGCCCCAATAAGTACTGATTTTTTTTGACCGATAAATTTATCTGCTATCATTCCGCCTGGAATCGACATTACATATACAAGCATGGTATACCATCCGTATAATTTTATGGCTTCAGCATCTGTCCAGCCTAATCCTGGACCTCTGTCGTCTCCTACTAGTTCTGCTGCCATGTAAAGAGATAAAAGTCCTCGCATTCCGTAATAGGAAAAGCGTTCCCACATTTCCGTTAAAAACAAAACGTATAGTCCGACTGGATGTCCAAATATTTCTTTTTGTTGGACTTGTTTTTCTGAGTTTGTCATTATAATTAATTGTTAGGATTAGTGTAATTGTAATAAGGTTCGTTTATTTTAACAACGTGTCTTCCACAAATTTTGTCATTTTTGTATAGAGGTGTAAGCGTGTGAAACCACCGTAAATTCCATGGTTTTTATCTGGATAAATCATCCAATCAAATTGTTTGTTGGCATTGATTAATGCTGTAATCATGCGCATGGTGTTTTGCACATGTACATTGTCATCACCTGTTCCGTGAATTAGTAAGTAATCACCTTTTAGCTTGTCTACATGATTGATAGGTGAGTTATCATCGTATCCGCTTGCATTTTCTTGTGGTGTTTGCATATACCGTTCTGTGTAGATAGTATCGTAAAAACGCCAGCTTGTTACAGGCGCTACTGCAATTGCCATGCTAAATACATCGTTTCCTTTTAAGATACAGTTGCTCGACATGAATCCGCCGTAGCTCCATCCCCAAATTCCAATACGATCTTTGTCTACATACGAACGTTTTCCTAGTTCAATGGCTGCATCTATTTGATCTTCCACTTCATACTTCCCTAACTCTTTGTAAGTTACTTTTTTAAAATCTGCGCCTTTAAATCCTGTTCCGCGCCCGTCCACACAAACAACAATGATTCCTTTTTGTGCTAATAATTGATACCAATAGTCATTAGCTGAATTCCATCTGTTGGCAACTTGTTGCGAACCTGGACCTGAATATTGATACATGAATACAGGATATTTTTTAGACGTATCAAAGTCTGCTGGTTTTAGCATCCAAGCATTTAACTCATGTCCTTTTGCAGTGGTTAAGGTGAAGAATTCTTTTTTGGAAGTCTTATACCCTGCAAGTTTCTGTTGAACGTTTTTATTGTTTTTAATTTCTTTGACTAAATCACCATTTTTCGCCAAGTGTAACGAATATTCTGGTGCTGTGGTGGCGCTTGAAAATGTGTTGATGAAATAGGTGAAGTCTGCACTAAATTTAGCACTATTAGTTCCTTCTTTGGCAGATAATCGTTTCTTTTTCTTTCCGTTGATTTTGATCGAATAGATATCACGATTGATAGACCCATTTTCTACCGATTGATAAAATACACGATCCGATTTTTCGTCATACCCATAATATTTCGTTACTTCCCATGCACCATTTGTTACTTGATTGATGAGCGAACCATCTTTTTTGTAATGGTAAATATGGTTGAATCCATCTTTTTCGCTAGTCCAAATAAAGCTATTGTCTTTTAAAAAAGTTAAGTTGTCTGTAATATCTACATACGCTTTGTCCGTTTCTTTCAATGCTATTTTTGCTTGATTGTTTGCCGCATTGTACATGATCAAATCCAACTCGTTTTGGTGTCTGTTGATCACTTGTACGCTCAACACTACAGGATCGTTGGTCCATTTAATTCTTGGAATGTAAAAATCGGTATAGTTTCCTAAGTTAATTTGTGAAGTTTTATCTGCATTCAAGCTGTATAAGTGTAATGAAACATCCGCATTTTTCTCGCCTGCTTTTGGATATTTAAACTCATGTTGCTGTGGATATAATTCGCTTCCATACACATCCATAGAAAATTCTGGAACGCCAGTTTCGTCAAAACGAATAAATGC harbors:
- a CDS encoding peptide MFS transporter, producing MNTDIENLFKDKVIGHPAGLFVIFFTEMWERFSFYGMRILLVIFLTAPLIGDNPGWGWTSENALSLIGTYGSLLYLTPIVGGWIADKFTGYRLAVVIGCFIMMLGHLSMAFETSFSFYAGLALLIIGTGFFKPNMTSMISEMYKGKEAKKDGAYTIYYMGVNAGAFFGMMLCGYFGESEDWGWSYGFGLAGIFMLLGLIQFWLAKGLFGSIGAKPSKVHEVELPQNINEESPTINKEEKANIKLNPFTTLDKVLMILSAMGGLLFLFSDPLLKIGEINLLPFKEVGGITIFALELVAIIGLIAIVMFFRKTLSEFENIYKPLHLRIAAVVLLGILVYISFFTSFFISVYDHFIYLLSSPEASLSGQYFIVIISLYIFLYLAFSRMSRYNPMVKARMVAVTVFALFTVIFFAAFEQALGSMTLFARDYTERALTGNAATIFKIVDLILTVVPLAIITWVLYLLFKKTYNKIPYSNIVLALTFAFLWCVVFYKINTEFSKEATEVKASWFGILNSFFIITLAPLFSKWWESKYNPSAAMKYGIGLVLLGAGFGVLVFGTLGIPQGAEKASVSMIFLILAYLFHTMGELCISPVGLSYLSKLVPGRMIGFMFGIWYLAIAIGQKSAGTMGGMIDEITKEYSLSTFFLMFTLIPIGFGLLSVVLNPVLKKLMHGVK
- a CDS encoding peptide MFS transporter, whose product is MTNSEKQVQQKEIFGHPVGLYVLFLTEMWERFSYYGMRGLLSLYMAAELVGDDRGPGLGWTDAEAIKLYGWYTMLVYVMSIPGGMIADKFIGQKKSVLIGAIILVLGHGTLAIEEMWAFYTGLILIILGVGMLKPNISTMVGGLYKPGDIRRDKGFSIFYIGINTGSLLATTIVGLVVAKWGWHAGFGLAGIGMLFGLLVYVWGQKYLVHVGNKTEESEKKDQVSLSEVFKNLIASPMHLAIVVVLIAVSVYYAGFVMTGVDHWGYAALFVFLSLVVGMLMMIYKSLRSQVEKDRFLVVLLSFLLVIVFWGAFEQAGGLMNLYAENKTNRMLFGWEVPTIWFQSLNAGFIILFAVTVANYWAKRKLKNKEASSLFKMATGTIIMGLGFVFMVFAVRDFNENGSSGMYWLVLAYFFHTIGELCSSPVSLSFVTKLAPVRYASLMMGLYFASTGLGNKVAGILGENASEYGEYTIFVSITIFTVIFGLLVITILKPLKRLTHGAEDNEGTFNEEAEGFELADGEN
- a CDS encoding S9 family peptidase, with translation MKIKYIFLFLFLGIASVTTAQEKEITLAEIWTGAFRTSGMDVLHSMNNGKQYTVFNRRTGSVDKYDYKTLEKVETIVKASNLSEINSFSSYSFSDDESKLILATEVESVFRRSTLGIFYVYDIASKKVTKISDNKIQEPTLSPNGKKVAYVFENNIYMKDLSSGKEKQITTDGVQNKIINGVTDWVYEEEFSFVRAFQWNAASDHIAFIRFDETGVPEFSMDVYGSELYPQQHEFKYPKAGEKNADVSLHLYSLNADKTSQINLGNYTDFYIPRIKWTNDPVVLSVQVINRHQNELDLIMYNAANNQAKIALKETDKAYVDITDNLTFLKDNSFIWTSEKDGFNHIYHYKKDGSLINQVTNGAWEVTKYYGYDEKSDRVFYQSVENGSINRDIYSIKINGKKKKRLSAKEGTNSAKFSADFTYFINTFSSATTAPEYSLHLAKNGDLVKEIKNNKNVQQKLAGYKTSKKEFFTLTTAKGHELNAWMLKPADFDTSKKYPVFMYQYSGPGSQQVANRWNSANDYWYQLLAQKGIIVVCVDGRGTGFKGADFKKVTYKELGKYEVEDQIDAAIELGKRSYVDKDRIGIWGWSYGGFMSSNCILKGNDVFSMAIAVAPVTSWRFYDTIYTERYMQTPQENASGYDDNSPINHVDKLKGDYLLIHGTGDDNVHVQNTMRMITALINANKQFDWMIYPDKNHGIYGGFTRLHLYTKMTKFVEDTLLK